One Phycisphaera mikurensis NBRC 102666 DNA window includes the following coding sequences:
- a CDS encoding M81 family metallopeptidase has translation MPTDPPAERPPEPSRPLRVGILGLFHESNTFATHPATLAAFRGYEWFEGDALRAAMVDNHDEVGGMLGGLDEAEGVEAVPLLWAAALPAGEIEPEAEAALWAAAERQLDAAGALDAVLAVPHGAAVGRTHRDFDGWWLTRLREKLGRGVPIVATLDPHANVSAAMVEAADALLAYRTNPHVDQRAIGGRAARLILRTLRGEVRPATAWVPLPLLLDIERQLTDEPPCRDWLAEGDRLGGGTGVLETSLILGYPFADVPELGAGVLVVTDADQRDPDPIAAGWARRIWADREQARPRLLPVEEAAAAAASATGTSGLLDMGDNVGGGSYGDQTALAHALLAAGATPLFVSLRDPEAQAAARAAGVGGRVDLLAGGRHEPALCGPPLRVSGEVVKLTDGAWTDPQPLHGGRVRYAEGPLAHVRLDDGSVVQLGGVAIFPASLGQITHAGLDPAGFRAIVIKGVHAPVAAYRDAVTRLVRVDSPGPTSANALTREYRHRPRPMFPFEEDAAFPVAAAAAG, from the coding sequence ATGCCGACAGATCCACCCGCCGAACGCCCGCCCGAACCCTCCCGGCCGCTCCGCGTCGGGATCCTGGGCCTGTTCCACGAGTCCAACACCTTCGCGACGCACCCGGCGACGCTGGCCGCGTTCCGCGGGTACGAGTGGTTCGAGGGCGACGCGTTGCGGGCGGCGATGGTGGACAACCACGACGAGGTCGGCGGCATGCTCGGCGGGCTCGACGAAGCCGAGGGCGTGGAGGCGGTGCCGCTGCTCTGGGCCGCGGCGCTGCCGGCGGGGGAGATCGAGCCCGAGGCGGAGGCGGCGCTCTGGGCCGCGGCCGAGCGGCAGCTCGACGCGGCGGGAGCGCTGGACGCGGTGCTGGCGGTGCCGCACGGGGCGGCGGTGGGGCGGACGCACCGCGACTTCGACGGCTGGTGGCTGACGCGGCTCCGCGAGAAGCTCGGGCGCGGTGTTCCGATCGTCGCGACGCTGGACCCGCACGCGAACGTGTCGGCTGCGATGGTCGAGGCCGCCGATGCGCTGCTGGCGTACCGGACCAACCCGCACGTCGACCAGCGCGCGATCGGCGGCCGGGCGGCACGCCTGATCCTGCGGACGCTGCGCGGGGAGGTGCGGCCGGCCACGGCTTGGGTTCCGCTTCCGCTGCTGCTGGACATCGAGCGTCAGCTCACCGACGAGCCCCCGTGCCGAGACTGGCTCGCCGAGGGTGACCGGCTCGGCGGAGGCACCGGCGTGCTGGAGACCTCGCTGATCCTCGGCTACCCCTTTGCCGACGTGCCGGAGCTGGGCGCGGGCGTGCTGGTGGTGACCGACGCGGACCAGCGGGACCCCGATCCCATCGCCGCGGGCTGGGCGCGGCGGATCTGGGCGGATCGCGAGCAGGCCCGGCCGCGGCTGCTCCCGGTGGAGGAGGCCGCGGCCGCGGCGGCTTCGGCCACCGGCACCTCCGGCCTGCTGGACATGGGCGACAACGTGGGCGGCGGGTCTTACGGCGACCAGACGGCGCTCGCGCACGCGCTGCTCGCCGCCGGCGCCACGCCGCTGTTCGTGAGCCTCAGAGATCCGGAAGCCCAGGCCGCCGCCCGCGCCGCGGGCGTCGGCGGGCGGGTGGACCTGCTCGCCGGCGGCCGGCACGAGCCGGCGCTCTGCGGCCCGCCGCTGCGGGTCTCCGGCGAGGTGGTGAAGCTGACCGACGGGGCCTGGACCGACCCCCAGCCGCTGCACGGCGGCCGCGTGAGGTACGCCGAGGGCCCGCTCGCCCACGTCCGCCTCGACGACGGCTCGGTGGTGCAGCTGGGCGGCGTGGCGATCTTCCCCGCCAGCCTCGGCCAGATCACGCACGCCGGCCTCGACCCCGCCGGCTTCCGCGCGATCGTCATCAAGGGCGTCCACGCCCCGGTCGCCGCCTACCGCGACGCCGTCACCCGCCTCGTCCGCGTCGACAGCCCCGGGCCGACCTCGGCCAACGCGCTGACGAGGGAGTACCGGCACCGGCCCCGGCCGATGTTCCCTTTCGAGGAAGACGCCGCGTTCCCGGTCGCCGCGGCGGCGGCGGGCTGA
- a CDS encoding phytanoyl-CoA dioxygenase family protein → MTNTDTDTETEKPFAPPVENPVEDPPEGLYEPAGRVDLLPGPDAVNDEAAVFFAERGYLAVAGVLTPAEVAASLASLEDLVEGRIEGFNGVQNEAQAGDDPETPAIDRVRKLWFTGDECQRCGMPVDHPLVKRIVAKLMPGREPAIFQTMALLKPPGRGREKPWHQDHAYFKVRLEDRIVGVWIALDHALVENGCMQLIDGGHLGGPLVHFSRRDWQLCDADVMKQASLAAVLAPGDALFFDSLLPHGTPPNRSGRRRRAMQFHYAPADTVKIAMEEHDGIFGSAGKSVYC, encoded by the coding sequence ATGACCAACACCGACACCGACACCGAAACCGAAAAACCGTTCGCCCCGCCCGTCGAAAACCCCGTCGAGGATCCGCCCGAGGGCCTGTACGAGCCCGCGGGCCGGGTGGACCTCCTGCCCGGGCCCGACGCTGTGAACGACGAGGCGGCCGTCTTCTTCGCCGAACGCGGGTACCTCGCCGTCGCCGGCGTGCTCACCCCCGCGGAGGTCGCCGCCTCGCTCGCCTCCCTGGAGGACCTGGTCGAGGGGCGGATCGAGGGATTCAACGGCGTGCAGAACGAAGCCCAAGCCGGAGACGACCCGGAAACGCCCGCCATCGACCGCGTGCGGAAGCTGTGGTTCACCGGCGACGAGTGCCAACGCTGCGGCATGCCGGTGGACCACCCGCTCGTGAAGCGGATCGTCGCCAAGCTGATGCCAGGCCGTGAGCCGGCGATCTTCCAGACGATGGCGCTGCTCAAACCGCCCGGCCGGGGCCGCGAGAAGCCCTGGCACCAGGACCACGCCTACTTCAAGGTCCGCCTGGAGGACCGGATCGTCGGCGTGTGGATCGCGCTCGACCACGCGTTGGTCGAGAACGGCTGCATGCAGCTCATCGACGGCGGCCACCTCGGCGGCCCGCTCGTCCACTTCAGCCGGCGGGACTGGCAGCTGTGCGACGCCGACGTGATGAAGCAGGCCTCGTTGGCCGCGGTGCTCGCGCCCGGCGACGCGCTCTTCTTCGACAGCCTGCTGCCCCACGGCACCCCGCCCAACCGCAGCGGCCGCCGCCGCCGGGCGATGCAGTTCCACTACGCCCCCGCCGACACGGTGAAGATCGCGATGGAGGAGCACGACGGGATCTTCGGCTCCGCCGGGAAGAGCGTGTACTGCTGA
- a CDS encoding carbohydrate ABC transporter permease has translation MPLISPIEARTFKGRALHAGIVAVLLLITASTVYPFLVMLSGSVRSEFDAVDLDLVPSYLVDQDTLHRKFLATKYDLDPQLANTALLRQGFSFTKFPLPEGSASPEAAEALAAFLTAPDFPRHWATLGNAYSVRDAPENLRRLQEKLFARYDGDLARLSAESGTLIEDWALVRLPQPRWLNPGYLLPDGPLEETYFELLQQRPAAERVPVSVTGFFLQTVIFPKFGQNDTAAYNAAHAEPLAGYHDFRLPERVPGPDQPELRAEWLSFARGLLNPSFVVVDGLDDAAWAAHLREQGAAEAVVAASSAPAGRWLAGREREAYEAYLRGVDPERLRLVGPEFAWAAEHPDLPRMQVALAGLEQRFVAENAGSIRWDFLTRNYVNVWNELTVQGRVLFNTAVFCLAAILLALLVNPLAAYALSRYRLPSTYKILLFLIATMAFPPMVTMIPQFVMLRNLGLLNTFLALVLPLIVNGYMIFLLKGFFDALPQELYEAATIDGAGELRMFFQITMALSKPILAILALGTFTGAYTMFLYPLLVAPDQDMWLMSVWLFQFQQRSTSAAVFASVVIASVPTLIVFLFTQRMIMRGIAVPQEK, from the coding sequence ATGCCGCTGATCAGCCCCATCGAAGCCAGGACCTTCAAGGGCCGCGCGCTGCACGCCGGCATCGTCGCGGTGCTTCTGCTGATCACCGCCTCGACGGTCTACCCCTTCCTGGTGATGCTCTCCGGCTCGGTGCGCAGCGAGTTCGACGCGGTCGACCTGGACCTCGTGCCCTCGTACCTCGTCGACCAGGACACGCTGCACCGCAAGTTCCTCGCCACCAAGTACGACCTCGACCCCCAGCTCGCCAACACCGCGCTCCTGCGGCAGGGCTTCTCCTTCACGAAGTTCCCGCTGCCCGAGGGCTCCGCCTCGCCGGAGGCCGCCGAGGCGCTCGCCGCGTTCCTCACCGCGCCGGATTTTCCCCGCCACTGGGCGACGCTGGGCAACGCCTACTCCGTCCGCGATGCGCCCGAGAACCTGCGGCGGCTGCAGGAGAAGCTCTTCGCCCGCTACGACGGCGACCTCGCGCGGCTCTCCGCCGAGTCGGGCACGCTCATCGAGGACTGGGCGCTGGTCCGCCTGCCGCAGCCGCGTTGGCTCAACCCCGGCTACCTCCTCCCCGACGGCCCGCTGGAGGAGACGTACTTCGAGCTGCTCCAGCAGCGCCCCGCCGCCGAGCGGGTGCCGGTCTCGGTCACCGGCTTCTTCCTTCAGACGGTGATCTTCCCGAAGTTCGGCCAGAACGACACGGCCGCCTACAACGCCGCGCACGCGGAGCCGCTGGCCGGGTACCACGACTTCCGCCTGCCCGAGCGCGTGCCCGGGCCCGACCAACCGGAGCTGCGGGCGGAGTGGCTCTCGTTCGCGCGCGGTCTGCTCAATCCCTCCTTCGTCGTGGTGGACGGCCTCGACGACGCCGCCTGGGCCGCACACCTGCGCGAGCAGGGGGCGGCCGAGGCCGTGGTGGCGGCCTCGTCGGCGCCCGCCGGCCGCTGGCTCGCCGGCCGCGAGCGCGAGGCGTACGAGGCGTATCTGCGCGGCGTCGACCCCGAACGGCTCCGCCTGGTCGGCCCCGAGTTCGCCTGGGCCGCCGAGCACCCCGACCTCCCGCGGATGCAGGTTGCGCTCGCCGGGCTGGAGCAACGCTTCGTCGCCGAGAACGCGGGGTCGATCCGCTGGGACTTCCTCACCCGCAACTACGTCAACGTGTGGAACGAGCTGACGGTGCAGGGCCGCGTGCTCTTCAACACCGCCGTCTTCTGCCTCGCCGCGATCCTGCTCGCGCTGCTGGTGAACCCGCTCGCCGCGTACGCGCTGTCCCGCTACCGCCTGCCCTCGACGTACAAGATCCTGCTGTTCCTCATCGCGACCATGGCCTTCCCGCCCATGGTCACGATGATCCCGCAGTTCGTGATGCTGCGGAACCTGGGGCTGCTGAACACCTTTCTCGCGCTGGTGCTGCCGCTGATCGTCAACGGCTACATGATCTTCCTGTTGAAGGGCTTCTTCGACGCTCTCCCGCAGGAGCTCTACGAGGCCGCGACGATCGACGGCGCCGGCGAGCTGCGGATGTTCTTCCAGATCACGATGGCGCTCAGCAAGCCCATCCTCGCGATCCTGGCCCTGGGCACCTTCACCGGCGCGTACACGATGTTCCTCTACCCGCTGCTGGTCGCCCCCGACCAGGACATGTGGCTGATGTCGGTGTGGCTCTTCCAGTTCCAGCAGCGGAGCACGAGCGCCGCGGTCTTCGCCAGCGTCGTCATCGCCAGCGTCCCCACGCTGATCGTCTTCCTCTTCACGCAGCGCATGATCATGCGCGGCATCGCGGTGCCGCAGGAGAAGTGA
- a CDS encoding glycoside hydrolase domain-containing protein: MNHRSLPTASLLLAAVASAEPEQRDYRPPVTTAPLLADAAVAIDGVIDAGEWDNATRFGDFLVVGRMAADSTETLMDRAARNSRVWVAGDDQGLRLALEAEKNPLAPLKADAERDGAVWEDDALEVILYHPDADAGIVLIINPGGGFFDGTFVAGGGDEPAIGWETNLPDESFAAHVGEGVWTAEMTVPWAVVGGPPEQDERWRFNVKRYEPSGVFSAWSPARDVAGIQSAGTLRFRDDQSIRTDFRLPTSASGGVADVVPPVQVEVGVTHLGDGNQFQAAYLDMLGPADEPELVLSMPELLTTMGFDGKVYRLSKVEEGSMGGSAEVTPLEPSIGITATHHPVPGARYVARMLASNDGTYDDPLHEQYVPFAWSEPEAFPLEVKRWFLTDGTVRVGVPRAGLPEELRGADAVRVELKPADGRAAVASGEGSLADEPVTLDVSDLTPGPHELEVAVLKGGEEVRTRTVDLPIPEKPAWAGNTLGVSDGVLPPWEPLGFDGDAVTTTNRRYTFGDGLLPTQVVVELDRGDQPLLDAPVRLVAGDATLTPEGGAEELERTDARLVRRQVYAAGPLRVRLRSTLEFDGFLHFEVETLGDAEVPSLALEVPMRAAAATHFWRGYNGLKPIDAMTAAEWPIGGELDGERTMSFAPTVRLHGLDHGLEWFAEHDWDWRNEEPQRQIVIGEASGGRRVLRVNLLDHAATVPAGSRYDFGLIAIPTKRFELPWDELMLAGSSSIRDGVHLDDVEPARDPALWMPGRVPPASIAPGVFLRYPLRGNLDPAGGSLTIDLATLDAEHHDLFWLDFGDLAENEGLQARLLEAGGQTRLSLRSGGGEEAIAGPVAEAERVTLRWERAGGGTRFAASLGAGEEATLTLPVAPSAEDLREGVLLLGGDGRLVLDRVRIDDAGGAALLDDPLEESFRPNDFLETSAGGVPDRVARFAGGKLTLDVRAEMKIHEVNHRLGVNGVYVHWHARDDFYGPWYEIDGPEREAAYAAYHASREPTGVRHLPYYLKNMSINDPAWKDFGAEASIQPLAISFDHTVLAPSGPGLDFALWGIEKLLTDMDADFIHLDFGLPFPDASLGTGAGSIGPDGELRFSYPLLAHRELFKRIYKLCLDHDADFMPHTSPGIEMSYGSFATAGVTGEQEEFYFGFDHTRLYDQPVRDFLPDDRYLSHYPGMLLGTPHYQLTARHLTLMTGDVLLNWGSYLTMPYGDNPGNEDGRAGGHLKRDGAFAPYAAAADERLTSGPMMTRMAPYQTPVLADFGDADFVPFFHAASVGVSTDRPDDAFVSVAMKRDAPEALLLVGNFSHDSFDTTVSLDPGRLGVDGEAEVYDPVLRKVLDRNADGGLTVFTPKEFVRLLIVRPARR, from the coding sequence ATGAACCACCGTTCCCTCCCCACGGCCTCCCTCCTGCTCGCCGCGGTCGCGAGCGCCGAGCCCGAGCAGCGGGACTACCGCCCGCCGGTGACCACCGCCCCGCTCCTGGCGGACGCCGCCGTCGCCATCGACGGCGTGATCGACGCCGGCGAGTGGGACAACGCCACCCGCTTCGGCGACTTCCTGGTCGTCGGCCGCATGGCCGCCGACAGCACCGAGACGCTGATGGATCGGGCCGCCCGCAACAGCCGGGTCTGGGTCGCCGGCGACGATCAGGGGCTGCGCCTCGCGCTCGAGGCCGAGAAGAACCCGCTCGCCCCGCTCAAGGCCGACGCGGAGCGGGACGGCGCGGTGTGGGAGGACGACGCTCTTGAGGTGATCCTGTACCACCCCGACGCGGACGCCGGGATCGTCCTGATCATCAACCCCGGCGGCGGCTTCTTCGACGGGACGTTCGTGGCGGGCGGCGGTGACGAGCCCGCCATCGGGTGGGAGACCAACCTGCCGGACGAGAGCTTCGCGGCGCACGTCGGGGAGGGCGTGTGGACCGCCGAGATGACGGTGCCCTGGGCGGTCGTCGGCGGGCCGCCGGAGCAGGACGAGCGTTGGCGCTTCAACGTGAAGCGCTACGAGCCCAGCGGCGTCTTCTCGGCGTGGAGCCCGGCCCGCGACGTCGCGGGCATCCAGAGCGCGGGGACGCTGCGCTTCCGCGACGACCAGTCGATCCGCACCGACTTCCGGCTCCCAACGTCGGCCTCGGGCGGCGTGGCCGACGTCGTGCCGCCGGTGCAGGTCGAGGTGGGGGTGACGCACCTGGGCGACGGCAATCAGTTCCAGGCGGCGTACCTCGACATGCTCGGGCCCGCCGACGAGCCGGAGCTGGTCCTCTCGATGCCGGAGCTGCTCACCACGATGGGCTTCGACGGGAAGGTCTACCGGCTGTCGAAGGTGGAGGAGGGCAGCATGGGCGGCTCGGCGGAGGTGACGCCGCTGGAGCCGTCGATCGGCATCACCGCGACCCACCACCCGGTGCCGGGCGCCCGCTACGTCGCCCGGATGCTTGCCTCCAACGACGGGACCTACGACGACCCGCTGCACGAGCAGTACGTCCCGTTCGCCTGGAGCGAGCCGGAGGCCTTCCCGCTGGAGGTGAAGCGGTGGTTCCTGACCGACGGCACCGTCCGCGTGGGCGTGCCTCGCGCCGGCCTGCCCGAGGAGCTGCGCGGCGCGGACGCCGTGCGGGTCGAGCTCAAGCCCGCGGACGGCAGAGCGGCGGTGGCGTCAGGGGAGGGCTCCCTCGCGGACGAGCCGGTGACGCTCGACGTCTCGGACCTGACGCCGGGGCCGCACGAGCTAGAGGTCGCGGTGCTCAAGGGCGGCGAGGAGGTCCGAACGCGGACGGTGGACCTGCCGATCCCCGAGAAGCCCGCGTGGGCGGGCAACACGCTGGGCGTGTCCGACGGCGTGCTGCCGCCGTGGGAGCCGCTGGGCTTCGACGGCGACGCCGTCACCACGACGAACCGCCGCTACACCTTCGGCGACGGGCTGCTGCCCACGCAGGTCGTCGTGGAGCTCGACCGCGGCGACCAGCCGCTGCTCGACGCCCCCGTGCGGCTGGTGGCCGGCGACGCGACGCTCACGCCCGAGGGCGGGGCCGAGGAGCTGGAGCGGACCGACGCGAGGCTCGTGCGGCGGCAGGTCTACGCGGCCGGCCCGCTGCGGGTGCGGCTCCGCTCCACGCTGGAGTTCGACGGCTTCCTCCACTTCGAGGTCGAGACGCTGGGGGACGCGGAGGTGCCCTCGCTAGCGCTGGAGGTGCCGATGCGCGCCGCCGCCGCGACGCACTTCTGGCGGGGCTACAACGGTCTCAAGCCGATCGACGCCATGACCGCCGCCGAGTGGCCGATCGGCGGCGAACTCGACGGCGAGCGAACGATGAGCTTCGCGCCCACGGTCCGCCTGCACGGCCTCGACCACGGGCTGGAGTGGTTCGCCGAGCACGACTGGGACTGGCGCAACGAAGAGCCGCAGCGGCAGATCGTGATCGGCGAGGCCTCCGGCGGGCGGCGGGTCCTCCGCGTGAACCTGCTCGACCACGCCGCGACCGTGCCCGCCGGCAGCCGGTACGACTTCGGGCTGATCGCGATTCCGACCAAGCGCTTCGAGCTGCCCTGGGACGAGCTGATGCTCGCGGGCAGTTCGAGCATCCGCGACGGCGTCCACCTCGACGACGTGGAGCCCGCCCGGGACCCGGCGCTGTGGATGCCCGGCCGCGTGCCGCCCGCGTCCATCGCCCCCGGCGTCTTCCTCCGCTACCCGCTGCGCGGGAACCTCGACCCGGCCGGCGGGTCGCTGACCATCGACCTGGCGACGCTCGACGCCGAACACCACGACCTCTTCTGGCTGGACTTCGGGGACCTCGCGGAGAACGAGGGCCTGCAGGCCCGGTTGCTCGAGGCCGGTGGGCAGACGCGGCTGTCGCTGCGGAGCGGCGGCGGCGAGGAAGCGATCGCCGGCCCGGTGGCGGAGGCCGAGCGGGTGACGCTCCGCTGGGAGCGGGCCGGCGGCGGGACGCGCTTCGCCGCGTCGCTGGGCGCCGGCGAAGAAGCGACGCTCACGCTGCCGGTCGCGCCGTCCGCGGAAGACCTCCGCGAGGGCGTGCTGCTCCTCGGCGGCGACGGCCGGCTCGTCCTCGACCGCGTGCGGATCGACGACGCGGGCGGCGCCGCCCTGCTCGACGACCCGCTGGAGGAGAGCTTCCGGCCGAACGACTTCCTCGAGACGTCGGCCGGCGGCGTGCCCGACCGGGTGGCACGCTTCGCCGGCGGGAAGCTCACGCTGGACGTCCGGGCGGAGATGAAGATCCACGAGGTGAACCACCGCCTCGGCGTCAACGGCGTGTACGTGCACTGGCACGCGCGGGACGACTTCTACGGCCCGTGGTACGAGATCGACGGCCCGGAGCGGGAGGCGGCCTACGCCGCCTACCACGCCTCGCGGGAGCCCACGGGCGTTCGGCACCTGCCGTACTACCTCAAGAACATGTCGATCAACGACCCGGCGTGGAAGGACTTCGGCGCCGAGGCGTCGATCCAGCCACTGGCCATCTCCTTCGATCACACCGTGCTGGCGCCCAGCGGCCCGGGGCTGGACTTCGCGCTGTGGGGCATCGAGAAGCTGCTCACCGACATGGACGCCGACTTCATCCACCTGGACTTCGGCCTGCCCTTCCCCGACGCGTCGCTCGGCACCGGCGCCGGCTCGATCGGTCCCGACGGCGAGCTCCGCTTCAGCTACCCGCTGCTGGCGCACCGCGAGCTGTTCAAGCGGATCTACAAGCTCTGCCTGGACCACGACGCCGACTTCATGCCGCACACCTCGCCGGGCATCGAGATGAGCTACGGCAGCTTCGCGACCGCGGGCGTCACCGGCGAGCAGGAGGAGTTCTACTTCGGCTTCGACCACACCCGGCTCTACGACCAGCCGGTGCGGGACTTCCTGCCCGACGACCGCTACCTCTCGCACTACCCCGGGATGCTGCTGGGCACGCCGCACTACCAGCTGACGGCCCGGCACCTCACGCTGATGACCGGCGACGTGCTGCTGAACTGGGGCTCGTATCTGACGATGCCCTACGGCGACAACCCCGGCAACGAGGACGGCCGCGCCGGCGGGCACCTCAAGCGCGACGGGGCTTTCGCGCCCTACGCGGCCGCCGCGGACGAGCGGCTGACCTCCGGGCCGATGATGACGCGGATGGCGCCGTACCAGACGCCGGTGCTCGCGGACTTCGGCGACGCGGACTTCGTTCCCTTCTTCCACGCGGCGTCTGTGGGCGTCTCCACCGACCGCCCCGACGACGCCTTCGTCTCGGTCGCGATGAAGCGGGACGCGCCCGAGGCGCTGCTGCTGGTGGGGAACTTCTCGCACGACAGCTTCGACACCACCGTGTCGCTCGACCCGGGGCGGCTGGGGGTGGATGGCGAGGCCGAGGTCTACGACCCGGTCCTGCGGAAGGTCCTCGACCGCAACGCCGACGGCGGCCTCACCGTCTTCACGCCGAAGGAGTTCGTCCGCCTGCTCATCGTGCGGCCGGCGAGGCGGTGA
- a CDS encoding extracellular solute-binding protein — MPVPRSVDPASLATRELVRIFQERHPGIGIEAFGMPKLHGAAMDSGPLMAIAAGVPPHAIYVNFRQSSTYIAQGFLEPLEPLMARLMSDDPELTRIGEDGRFAAEPSAEQVAAALSVLKSRVADAVWPVVYREGIGENQQDAHVWSLPLSIMVNVLTYRKDLFAEAGLDPERPPEDWDELLAYARAITRPSRNQHGMIMYGGQYLSYGAYSLLVGNGGRAMQRGEDGRWRATFDSPEIAESAAFLWRLAREPFIAENDGGRVADGALRVAPGTGDEVELKWDRGQVGMIFATLSDDLISASNPQLVGFAPVPRSPDGTRGSDINARMLGVFSGSTDAQKLAVMRFIWFLVSEEAERIRTEIYVENGFGTFVNPIWLERYGFDDVLAQVPASVRELYATAFETGVPEPYGQNTQNIYRFMSEPLTQALEMDLRELTPEQREARIQPLLDEAVAETNAKLLGRMTSEERTQRQRVGWIALIVLVVALGVAVVTTWRYFTRFAPVGSASVGGARWLPWLMLLPAVGIMAFWIYVPLGWAFGLSFTDYRLAIPSRFVGVMNFAEALYDPQFWASLGRTLYYVALLLGLGFWPPIALAVLLDEVPTKTAKWVFRVLVYLPAIISGVVVMFLWKQLYGETEFGVLNQLLLKLNALGPVLATLVKVAVYGLWGFLLWTVLRVAAQSGQFGIVGRLVSVGLAVLLSLATVWTVLSPGFLDAWGGPVGAFAFEPLRWIGSPETAMFCTVLPIVWASAGPGCLLYLAALKTIPGSLYEAAEIDGASPMHKLLHITLPQLKYLIGIQFIAALVLAFQGGADYILALTGGGPNGATNILALEIFMRTFSDLRFGLGTAMAWLLGLMLIGVTAYQLRQLARAQFRAA; from the coding sequence ATGCCCGTCCCCCGCAGCGTCGATCCCGCTTCGCTGGCCACCCGCGAGCTCGTGCGGATCTTCCAGGAGCGGCACCCCGGCATCGGCATCGAGGCCTTCGGGATGCCGAAGCTGCACGGGGCCGCCATGGACTCCGGTCCGCTGATGGCGATTGCCGCCGGCGTGCCGCCGCACGCGATCTACGTCAACTTCCGCCAATCCTCGACCTACATCGCGCAGGGCTTTCTCGAGCCGCTGGAGCCGCTGATGGCCCGGCTGATGTCCGACGATCCGGAGCTCACGCGGATCGGCGAGGACGGCCGCTTCGCGGCCGAGCCGTCCGCGGAGCAGGTCGCCGCGGCGCTGTCGGTACTCAAGAGCCGCGTGGCCGACGCGGTGTGGCCGGTCGTGTACCGCGAGGGCATCGGCGAGAACCAGCAGGACGCGCACGTGTGGTCGCTGCCGCTGTCGATCATGGTCAACGTGCTGACCTACCGAAAGGACCTCTTCGCCGAGGCGGGGCTGGACCCCGAGCGGCCGCCGGAGGACTGGGACGAGCTGCTGGCCTACGCCCGGGCCATCACCCGGCCGTCGCGGAACCAGCACGGGATGATCATGTACGGCGGGCAGTACCTCTCCTACGGGGCCTACTCGCTTCTGGTGGGCAACGGCGGGCGGGCGATGCAGCGGGGGGAGGACGGCCGGTGGCGGGCGACCTTCGATTCCCCGGAGATCGCCGAGTCGGCCGCGTTCCTGTGGAGGCTCGCCCGCGAGCCCTTCATCGCCGAGAACGACGGCGGCCGCGTCGCCGACGGCGCTCTCCGCGTCGCGCCGGGCACGGGCGACGAGGTGGAGCTGAAGTGGGACCGGGGCCAGGTGGGGATGATCTTCGCCACCCTCAGCGACGACCTCATCTCCGCCTCCAACCCGCAGCTGGTCGGCTTCGCCCCGGTCCCCCGCAGCCCCGACGGCACCCGCGGCTCGGACATCAACGCGCGGATGCTCGGCGTGTTCTCAGGCTCGACCGACGCGCAGAAGCTCGCGGTGATGCGCTTCATCTGGTTCCTCGTTTCCGAGGAGGCCGAGCGCATCCGCACCGAGATCTACGTCGAGAACGGCTTCGGCACCTTCGTCAACCCGATCTGGCTCGAGCGCTACGGCTTCGACGACGTGCTGGCGCAGGTGCCAGCCTCCGTCCGCGAGCTGTACGCCACCGCCTTCGAGACCGGCGTGCCCGAGCCCTACGGCCAGAACACGCAGAACATCTACCGCTTCATGTCCGAGCCGCTCACGCAGGCCCTTGAGATGGACCTGCGGGAGCTGACGCCCGAGCAGCGCGAGGCACGCATCCAGCCGCTGCTGGACGAGGCCGTCGCCGAGACCAACGCCAAGCTGCTCGGGCGCATGACCTCCGAGGAGCGGACCCAGCGGCAGCGCGTCGGCTGGATCGCGCTGATCGTGCTGGTGGTGGCGCTGGGCGTGGCGGTGGTCACCACCTGGCGGTACTTCACCCGCTTCGCGCCGGTGGGCTCGGCCAGCGTCGGCGGCGCGCGGTGGCTGCCCTGGCTGATGCTGCTCCCGGCGGTGGGGATCATGGCGTTCTGGATCTACGTCCCGCTGGGCTGGGCCTTCGGCCTGTCGTTCACCGACTACCGCCTGGCGATCCCCTCGCGCTTCGTCGGCGTGATGAACTTCGCCGAGGCTCTGTACGACCCGCAGTTCTGGGCGTCGCTGGGCCGGACGCTCTACTACGTCGCGCTCCTGCTGGGGCTGGGCTTCTGGCCGCCGATTGCGCTGGCGGTGCTGCTCGACGAGGTGCCGACCAAGACGGCCAAGTGGGTCTTCCGCGTGCTGGTCTACCTGCCGGCGATCATCAGCGGGGTCGTGGTGATGTTCCTCTGGAAGCAGCTCTACGGCGAGACCGAGTTCGGCGTGCTCAACCAGCTGCTGCTCAAGCTCAACGCGCTCGGGCCCGTGCTCGCGACGCTGGTGAAGGTCGCGGTGTACGGCCTCTGGGGCTTCCTGCTGTGGACGGTCCTCCGCGTCGCGGCGCAGTCCGGGCAGTTCGGAATCGTCGGGCGGCTGGTGTCGGTCGGCCTTGCCGTGCTGCTCTCGCTGGCGACCGTCTGGACCGTGCTCAGCCCGGGCTTCCTCGACGCCTGGGGCGGGCCGGTCGGCGCCTTCGCCTTCGAGCCGCTGCGGTGGATCGGCTCGCCGGAGACCGCCATGTTCTGCACCGTGCTGCCGATCGTGTGGGCCTCGGCGGGCCCGGGCTGCCTGCTCTACCTCGCCGCGCTCAAGACGATCCCCGGCAGCCTCTACGAGGCCGCGGAGATCGACGGCGCCAGCCCGATGCACAAGCTGCTGCACATCACGCTCCCGCAGCTGAAGTACCTGATCGGCATCCAGTTCATCGCGGCGCTCGTGCTCGCCTTCCAGGGCGGGGCGGACTACATCCTCGCGCTCACCGGCGGCGGCCCCAACGGCGCCACCAACATCCTGGCGCTGGAGATCTTCATGCGGACCTTCTCGGATCTGCGCTTCGGCCTGGGCACGGCGATGGCGTGGCTGCTGGGCCTGATGCTCATCGGCGTCACCGCGTACCAGCTGCGGCAGCTCGCCCGCGCCCAGTTCAGAGCCGCCTGA